One region of Syntrophobacter fumaroxidans MPOB genomic DNA includes:
- a CDS encoding branched-chain amino acid aminotransferase: MEIRVQPVAPDKRRPKPKDESKLIFGRVFSDHMFMMDFRAGAWQDARVVPYQILGLDPAAMVLHYGQGIFEGLKGYRWPNGKIHLFRPEKNFERFKRSALRMCMPPVDVDFQFRAVEALLKIDRDWVPHSLGSSLYIRPTMIASEPHLGVRPAGEYLYYIITGPVAAYYAEGFNPVKIYVSDEYVRAVRGGVGEAKTMANYASSLYAAEMAKKKGFTQVLWLDGIERRFIEEVGTMNIFFRIKDELVTPPLTGSILPGVTRDSVIELARHWGITVTERPISIDEVIDAVKSGNMKEIFGTGTAAVISPVGEISFKDKNHTVGNGGVGEWSHRLYDEIVGIQYGEKEDPFGWIYPVKV, translated from the coding sequence AGTTCAACCGGTTGCTCCGGACAAGCGGCGCCCAAAACCGAAGGACGAGAGCAAGCTCATCTTCGGGAGGGTTTTCAGCGACCACATGTTCATGATGGATTTCCGCGCCGGCGCGTGGCAGGACGCACGAGTGGTGCCCTACCAGATCCTCGGGCTGGATCCCGCGGCCATGGTGCTCCATTACGGACAGGGCATCTTCGAGGGACTGAAAGGCTATCGGTGGCCCAACGGCAAGATTCACCTGTTCCGTCCGGAGAAGAACTTCGAACGGTTCAAGCGGTCGGCGTTGAGGATGTGCATGCCCCCGGTGGACGTCGATTTCCAGTTCCGAGCCGTCGAGGCGCTGCTGAAGATCGACAGGGACTGGGTGCCGCACAGCCTCGGTTCTTCCCTTTACATCCGGCCGACCATGATCGCCAGCGAGCCGCACCTGGGAGTGCGCCCGGCCGGCGAGTACCTTTACTATATCATTACGGGCCCGGTGGCGGCCTACTATGCCGAGGGTTTCAATCCCGTGAAGATATACGTATCCGATGAATATGTGCGGGCTGTGCGCGGGGGTGTGGGCGAGGCGAAAACCATGGCCAACTACGCCTCCAGCCTGTATGCGGCGGAAATGGCCAAGAAAAAGGGATTCACCCAGGTTTTGTGGCTGGATGGGATCGAGCGACGGTTCATAGAAGAAGTGGGAACCATGAACATCTTCTTCAGGATCAAGGATGAGCTCGTGACGCCGCCGTTGACCGGTTCAATCCTGCCCGGCGTGACCAGAGACTCGGTCATCGAGCTGGCCCGTCACTGGGGGATCACGGTGACGGAGCGGCCGATCTCCATCGACGAGGTCATTGACGCCGTCAAATCGGGGAACATGAAGGAAATCTTCGGCACGGGCACGGCAGCGGTCATTTCTCCCGTGGGAGAAATCTCCTTCAAGGACAAAAACCACACCGTCGGGAATGGCGGGGTCGGCGAATGGTCGCACAGGCTCTACGACGAAATCGTCGGCATTCAGTACGGTGAGAAGGAAGATCCGTTCGGATGGATCTACCCGGTGAAGGTGTAG